The Streptomyces sp. NBC_00510 genomic interval CAGCCGTCGTGCACCCTCGTCGATGTGGACCAGGTGCTCGCGTTCGGCGGGTCCCAGGTCTTCCAGGTCGTAGCCGTCGTTGGTCTGCCGTGAGGCGGCCTGCAGGACGCCGAGATCCCCGACGCCTTCCAGCGCGGCGAGCAGCAGCAGGCGCTGGGAGGACTGGGGCAGGCTGGTGATGCGGGAGCCGAAGACGGTTTCCAGGCGATGGCTGAGCGGCAGTACGGCCGGGATGTTGCCGCTTGTTGGTCCTGGGGTGGCCGGCATGGCGGACGGCAGTTCCAGCAGGGCGAGCGGGTTGCCGCAGGCGACGGTCAGCAGGCGGTGGTGGGCGCTGGGGACCAGGTTTGGTGAGGTGCGGGCGACCAGATCGGCAGCTGACTTCTCGTCCAGCGGCTGCAGCCGGTACTCGGGCAGGACGCCGCAGCCGTTCGGGCTGTGTGATACGGATCGTGACGCGGCGAGAAAGCTCACACGGATGCCGGCCGCCCGGCGCGCTACGAAACCCAGGACGGCCGCACTGGCCTGGTCCAGCCAGGGCAGGTCGTCGATCACCAGCAGAAGTGGGTCTCCGGCCGCGACCGTCTGCAGCAGGAGCAGCACGGCGTTGGAGACCATCAGCGTTTGGGGCGGCGAGCCGCTTTCGAAGCCGAGTGCCACGCGCAGGGCCTTACGGAAGGGCACCTCCAGATCCTCGAGCTCACGCTGGAAGGGAAACAGGACCTGGTTGAGACCCGAGTAGCTGCAGCTCGCCTCGAACTCCACACCGGCGGCTCGCAGCACCCGGGTGCCCTCGGCGTGGGCACCCGCCGCGACGGCGTCCAGCACTGCTGTCTTCCCGACCCCGGCGTCCCCCGAGACCAGCAGTGCTCCGCCTTCGGCGCCCAGGCCCGCGAGCTCGCGGATCGTGTGCAGATCGCGGTCCCGACCGATCAGCGCACGGGCCGTATCGCGCTGGGAAGAGTCACTACCGATCACTGCTTGCTTCCGTTTCTTTTGCGAGCCGGGGGATGGGCATGGAGCAGAGCCGCACAGCGGCGTCTGGCGCAGGAGGCGACCTGCAGCGCCTGGACAAACAGGCATCGGCGAGGCTGGTCGACCGTGCCGGCCGAAGCCGTGTGCGGCCGGCGGGCGGTCGCCGGCTGGGCGGCGGCCAGGGGTAGGGCCTGTGTGCAGACTCCGGTCAGCCCCCGGCGAGGCAGCCGGGGCCGGTGATCGACGTGTCGAGGTTGTCGGCAATGTCGGGTGTCCGATGAGTGCTGTCCGCGGCCGGCGGGCCCGGCCGGCGGGGGAGCCTGCCGATGCTCGGCAGCCGAGGACTGCTGGGGCTGTGCACGCAGAGCCGTTCGCCGGCGCCGGCGTGGAAGACCGGCGGCGCGGCGGGCCCCCCGTCGCGGACGGGGTCAACGCGGCGAAGGTGGTCCGTGCCGGAGATCGAGGGCGCTGGGTCGTGGTCGTACAAGGTTCGTCCTCGGTCCCGAGTCGGCACGGTGCGGGTGGCGGCCGCGGCTGTGGAGAGCGAGACAGAAATGACGGAAACCCTTTGCGCTAGTTCAAAATGTTGTTTGCGCTAGGAGAATACATCCTTACGGGACATCCTGCCGCGCAGGACCAGGTGGCTCCGCCATCGAGGGTTACGGTTCCGACCTGCAGGTCGGCCGTCCTCATCGGTGATCAAGTCATGTCGACCGGGTCCGCGGTCATTACCGGCTCGGGCGTCGCGGCGCGCTGCCGCAGCGGCATGAAGGTCTGGGTCCTGCCTGGTGCCCGACGGGATCGGGGCGATTGTCCAGCTACTGGATTGCGGCGCCCGGCGCCTTTCCCCCGGACTTCCTGCCGGACATATCCGCATCACCGTCCTGCCGGCATGGCGGAGGAGGTTCCGGCCTTGGCCGACGCTGTTGCCGCGCGCACCGCTGAGGACAGCCTTGGGCGGCTTGGGTTGTACACATTCCGGCCGGTACCCCGGCTGCGCGATCCCGGAGGCCGGCCTGCGGCTTCCCCTGCTTGCCGTGGTGCTGGGTCTCACCGAGCGGGCAGTGCCGTGACTGGCCGAGGTGGTGTTCTGCAGGGCGGCGCCGTTTCGTGCTGTGGCACAGCGTGGCGGTGCCGCAGGCTCACCCGGGTCGTCAGATCTCGGTGCCAAATGCCTTTCGGAGGGTGGCCACGGCCTGGGCGACCGCCTCGCGGGCCGCCTGTGTCGCCGACAGCGCGTTGAGCATGACGAAGTCGTGGATGGTCGCCTCGTAGCGGGTCGCGGTCACGGGAACTCCGGCAGCGCGCAGCTTCTCGGCGTAGGCCTCGCCTTCGTCCCTCAGGACGTCGGCTTCCGCGGTGATGACCAGGGCCGGGGGCAGGCCGGCGAGCTCCTGCTCGGTGGCGCGCAGCGGGCTGGCCGTGATCTGTGCGCGTTGCCCTTCGTCGGTTGTGTACTGGTCCCAGAACCACTGCATGACATCGCGGCGCAGGAAGTAGCCCTCGGCGAACCGGTGGTAGGAGCGCGTGTCGAAGTCCGCGTCGGTGACGGGATAGAACAACACCTGATGGCGGAAGGAGACATCACCGCGTTCCTTGGCCAGCAACGTCAGGGCCGCGCTGAGGTTGCCGCCCGTCGAGTCGCCGGCCACGACCAGTCGTGTGGGGTCGATGCCGTGCTCACTCCCGTGGCGGGTCACCCATCGGGCGACCGCGTAGCACTCTTCCAGCGCCTGGGGGTAGCGGGCCTCGGGAGAAAGGCTGTACTCGGGGAAGACCACGGCAGCCCGTGCGCCGACGGCCAGTTCACGTACCAGGCGGTCGTGGGTGCGCGTGCCCCCGAAGACCCAGCCGCCGCCGTGGAGGTACAAGACGGCGGGCAGCGGCCCGTCGGCCTGACTCGGGCGCACAAGGCGCACCGCGACGCTTCCCTTCGGCCCGCCGGAAACCGCGACCCAGCTGTCCTCCACCTCGGGATCGCGGTGCTCCAAGGCCTGCGCCTGCACCTTCTCCAGCGTCCTGCGGCCTGCCGCCGGTCCCAGATCGAACGGGAACGGCGGGGCGGCAGTGGCTTCGACGAACTGGCGAGCAGCCGGCTCAAGTACCGGTTGCTGTGAGGGGAGGTAGTCAGGCATCACGTACTCCTGGTGGGGGGAGGGCAGATCCGTGCTCAGGTTGGGGGAAATCGGGGCCTCTGACCGGCCGCGTCCGCTGCCGGCTCCCGGGTCCGGGCTGCGCACAGATGCTGCCTGCGATCCAACCTCGAAAGCGTGCCTTGCGGCATCGGTAATGTGACTCTGACCCTCGATGCGGCCGTGCGCCGCCGGGGAAGCGGGCCGCCTCGGGTGCCGTTGCCGCACCTGGTGACGGCAGAGCCCCGGCAGTGCCGCCACGGCAACAAGGCAACGGCCCTCAGCGATGGCCGGGGCTCACCTGCTGAGCATTCGGCGACATGGGTCGACGGGCGGGGCAACAGGAAGCACAGGATTCACATGGCCCTCTCCACCACCAATAAGCAGCGCAGTACCGGAATTCCTGCCGATCGGACCCGCGAGGCGAGAGGACTCCAGTGGTGGCATCGCGCAACTTCACGCACCGGTTCCGCGACGCGGTGTGCAATTTTAAGTGTGCGCAATATAATGGCCTGCGTGGAAGTTGTGAGAAGTACAGTTTAGTGCGCAAGTATTATGCGGAGGGGAGTTGCGATGAGTGAGAACCAGCCCGCCGCCCAGCGGCCAACGGCGGAGGCCGATGAGGTCAGCCTGCTCCTCGACGACCAGATGTGTTTCGCCCTGTACGCGGCGCAGCGGGCCTTGACCAACCGCTATCGGCCTCTGCTGGAAGAGTTCGACCTGACCTATCCGCAGTATCTGGTGATGCTGGTGTTGTGGGAGCACGGTGCGCTGCCCATCAAGTCGCTGGGCAAGCTCCTGCAACTCGACTACGGCACCCTGACGCCACTGCTCAAGCGCCTGCAGGCTCACGGGCTGGTCCGGCGCGAGCGCCAGGCAAGCGACGAGCGTTCGGTGCAGATCAGCCTCACCGAACAGGGTGCCGAACTGCGGAAGCGTGCGTGGGTCGTTCCGGCCACGATCGGGCAGGTTGCAGGCCTGACCGCGACGGAGGCGGGGAACGTCAAGGCTCTCCTGGAGCGGCTGACGGCCAACGTCACCGCAAGCCAGTAACTTCCTGGGCGGGGTGTCCGTCGTCACGGACGCGATGGTGCAGTCAGTTGAGCAGCCCGCGCTGATGGGCGGCGGCAGTGAGCGTTTCAAGGAGAAGATCCCGCCCGTGGCGGAGCCTCGATCGCACAGTGCCTGGAAAGATGCCCAGGGTCTCCGCGACGTCGGCGGGAGTGAAGTCTTCAACGTCGGCCAGGTACACCACGATTCGTACCTCGGCCGGCAGGCGCTGCAGCGCAGCGGACACATCCTCCTCGGGTAGCAGGCCCAGCGCCTGTGTGACACGAGCCGCGTGTTCACCGGATACCGGAACCTGCTCACCGGAGACCTCTTGCAGGCCTTCTGCTGTGGGCTGGGGGGCACAATCCCCGGGCCGGTTCCGCTCGCCGAAAGCGTCGAGCGCGGTGTGGGTGAGGATCTGGAACAACCAGACTTTCAGGTTGACTCCCTCGGGGAGCATCTCGAAAGCTTCGAAGGCCTGCAGATACGTCTGCTGAACCAGGTCGTCGGGGTCGGCGTCACATGCCATCTGCGTTGCGGCTGCGTACAGCCGGCCGAGGAAGGGCATGGTCTGCCGCTCGAACCGCGCGAGCACGGTCTCCCCGCAGACCGTCCACTGGATCAGACCGCTGCCACCATCCATCTCGCCCATGTGCCTGATCGGGTGTACGGGCTCGGTGCGGGAGAGCGACCGGTTCATGTCTGTTCTCGAATGGAGACGGGCGCTGCGGCACGGCGATGCCGCCCTTGTCCGCTCAGCCACAGGTCTCGCAGACGTTCGGATGCCGCTTTCCCCCGATGCCGGCCTTTCGCGTAGTCCGTGATGACTGGCAGGCGTGAGGTGTCAACCGGCACCTCTATTACTGAAGACACGTGTTTCTCCAAACTGATGAGGAACCCCTTCTTGGCAGAAGGGGATGGGCGGTTGCTATCACCGTCGTGGTGGTCAGGCGCAGTGATCAGGTGCAGGGATGCACTGTCCGGCGTCCGCGGCGTTGGCGGGACTCCACGGCCCGGGGCCGCCCTGCATGGGGCGGCCGGGCTAATCGGTGTCGAGTCGCCCGGCCGCCCCGTGTGGCCCGCTTCCGCTTTCCGGCGTACCTCAATAATGGGCGCGGGCCGTAAGCCCGGTAATCCGGAACGTGACCTAGATTCCATAGCAGCGGTGGCGTTGTTCCTAGGTAACGTGACGCGGTACCGGCGCACCGGAGTCATGACAGTCATGTGACCCAAGACCTGCCGGCAGCGGTGCTCTCATTGCCAAACTGTCGCCCAGCAGGGCGAATCGGGGAGGCAAGAGTCTCACAACGGGTGAGCGAAACGATCTAGGAGGTGTCTACTGCAGGGGGACCAGTAAGGGGCAACGGTCGGCGGCGAACGCCGGAAGCGCTGGGCCCCATGTGCGGCCCTGGCGCCTCAGCCCCGGTGGGTCTCCAGCAGCCTCAGCCAGATCTCGCTGATCGTGGGGAAGGCGGGCACGGCATGCCAGAGCCGGTCGATCGGCACCTCGCCGGCGACAGCGACAGTGGCCGAGTGCACGAGTTCTGCCACGCCGGGCCCGGCGAACGTCACGCCGGCCACGGTGCCACGGTCGAGGTCGACGAGCATGCGGGCCTGACCCCGGTACCCCTCGGCGTACTGGTGGGCACCCGCCACGTGCGCCAGGTCGTAGTCGACCACCCTGATCCGGTGCCCGAAACCCACGGCGTCGTGAGTGGTCATACCGACGGAGGCGACCTCCGGATGCGTGAAGACCACCTGCGGAACGGCCATGTGGTCGGCGGTGGCCACATGCGCACCCCACAGGGTGTCGTCGACCACCTCGCCGCCCGCACGCGCCCCGATGACGGCCCCGGCGATGCGGGCCTGGTACTTGCCCTGGTGGGTCAGCAGGGCGCGGTGGTTGACGTCGCCGACGGCGTACAACCAGCCGTCGGCGACGCCGGTCACCCGGAAGGTGTCGTCCACCTTCAGCCAGTCGCCCGGGGTGAGACCTATCGTCTCCAGCCCCAGGTCCCAGGTGTTGGGGGCCCGGCCGGTGGCGAACAGGATCTCGTCCGCCACCAGGTGCCCGCCGTCGGCGAGGGCGATCTGGACCTCGCCGTTCTCACGCGCCAGGCGGGCCACGGAGGTCGTGAACCGGACGTCGACGCCGGCCTCACGCAGGCCGTCCGTCACCAGCCGGCCGGCGAAGGATTCCATCCGCTGCAGCAGCCCGTCCCCGGCAACCAGCAGGGTCACCTCAGAGCCGAGCGCCTGCCAGGCCGTGGCCATCTCGACGGCCACCACACCGCCGCCGACGATGGCCAGGCGTCCGGGGACCTTGCCGGCACTGGTCGCCTCACGGCTGGTCCACGCACGGACGGTGTCCAAGCCGGGAAGCGCGGGCACAGCCGCGTAGGTGCCGGTGGCCACGGCCACGGCATGCCGCGCCGAGAGCGTGACCGTGTCCCTGTCGGCAGTCTCGACGCGGACCGTTCGGGGGCCGTCGAGCCGGCCGTGGCCGCGGACCAGATCGACGCCGACCGACTCCAGCCAGCCGACCTGGTCCTCGTCCTTCCAGTAGGAGGCCATCTTGTCGCGGTGAGCCAGGACCGCCCCGGCGTCCAGCGGCCCGGCGACCGCCCGACCAAGCCCGGGCACCCGGCGCGCGTCAGCCTGCACCACCACCGGGCGCAGCAGCGCCTTGCTGGGGTCGCAGGCCCAGAACGAGCACTCGCCGCCCAGCAGTTCACGCTCCACGATCACGGCGCTCAGCCCGGCGGCACGAGCGCGTTCGGCCACGTTCTCGCCCACCGGCCCTGCGCCGATGACGATCACGTCGTAAGTGCGGGTGGTCTCGTTCATCACTGCTCCGTACCGGTGGTGGGGGGATCAAGTCAGGAATTGCAGGTGCGGATTGCTGCCAGCCTGCTCACGGGCGCCTGCAGTGGAAAGGCCAAGCGGGCGCCCGTCGCCGGACTTCCGTGCCGGCTGCCGGGGGTGCGTGTGGGGGGCGTGCCGGAGGTGGTGCAGCCAAAGCCGTGCCCCGCAGGCATCCGGTGCCTGCCCGGAGAGCCAGGGGCCGGGGCCGTGCACCGTTCCCGTCAGGCTGTGCGCGTGCTGCATCAAGCGGGACCGGCTGCTGACCGCATAGTCCGTCGCCGGGTGGCGGGTGGCGGGTGGTGGACGGGGGCGACGTCAGCGGCCAGGGAACCGCTTCTTCACTTCCTGGAGCACCCAACCGTTGCCGTCCGGGTCGCTGAAGGTGAGGTAGGAGCCGTAGGAGGCGCGCTCGGGGTGCATACCGGTGATGCGTCGCTGCCCTTCGCCGTCGTGGACGCACCTGCCGCCCCCGTGGCCGTGGTGGAGGAGACCACCTTCGTCGTGGAAGATCTCGCTGACGTCGATGCCGCGAGCCGCGAGCTCTGCGTGCGCCTCGTTGATGTCGGACACGATGAGGTACAGGCCCTGGAACGCGCCCGCAGGGATGTCGGTCATCCCCTTGCCGAAGATGATCGAGCACTCGGAGCCGGGCGGGGTCAGGTGCACCACCCGGAAGTCGTCCCTGGCCGTGTAGTCGACGTCGAGACGGAAGCCGGCCTTCTCGAAGAAGGCCTTGCCCGGCCGATGCCGGAGACGGGGAGCACGATCACTTCGAGCTTCAAGTCCATGGAGACGCCTTTCAGATAGTGAATTCTTGACTGGTGAAAGGGCAACACTCAGTGCGCCGCGGTTCATCTATGTGAGGGCGCCGCACAGCAGCGCGTACCGCCCGGGCGGCCACAACGGGCACATGCGATCGGGCAGGGAGTCAGCCGATTGCAGTCGGCTCCGACCCACACCGGGAAAGGTACCCGCCATTTAGCTTTGAGGCAAGTAACGCTTGCAAATTTAACGATTGCCAAAGGTATTTTCTTGATCGAAAAGCGCTTCGCCGGGCGGCCAATTCCCAGAGTTTCTGCAAGTCGCAGTGGTTACGTTCCTTTGCGGCGCAGCATTCCCCACGTCCTGATGTGACCGCGCATACTGATCCCTGGCGTCACTTGGGCCCCTTCTGTGGGGCCGATTCGGCGCCAGCGCCTACTACAGCTCAGTCGACAGGTGGCCTGTTACGCCCCCGCTGAAAGCCCGGATCGCGAACAGCACCTTGATGTGTCCGCCCGCCGGGCCGGCCTGGGGGGACGGGCTCAGCCGATCGCTGTAGCCGCCGGGTAGGCGGGTCCGCCGATTGGGCGCAGGTGGGCAGGGATGGAACGAAGGTGCTTTCCCTGTTCAGCGGTGACGTGCTCGCCCTCGTTGACGACAGGGGCAGGGTGATCGAGGAGGGGGACCTTCGGCTGAAGGTGGTCAACGTTCTCCACGGTCAAGCTCGGCACGAAGGTCACCCACGGCGCCGACAGCCCGGCCGCCGCATTGCGCGATGGTGTTCAAGCTCGTCGAGTCGGCTCAGGACCGCCGGCGGGCGGTCACTGGAGCCCCACCTCGCCGCCCTGGTCCGCTCCGGTGCAGGGTTCGAAGTGTCGCATGACAAGCCTCGAGCAGGTCAGACCGCCTTGCTGGCAACCGTGGCAGAGGCCGAGCCACTGGTC includes:
- a CDS encoding NAD(P)/FAD-dependent oxidoreductase, producing MNETTRTYDVIVIGAGPVGENVAERARAAGLSAVIVERELLGGECSFWACDPSKALLRPVVVQADARRVPGLGRAVAGPLDAGAVLAHRDKMASYWKDEDQVGWLESVGVDLVRGHGRLDGPRTVRVETADRDTVTLSARHAVAVATGTYAAVPALPGLDTVRAWTSREATSAGKVPGRLAIVGGGVVAVEMATAWQALGSEVTLLVAGDGLLQRMESFAGRLVTDGLREAGVDVRFTTSVARLARENGEVQIALADGGHLVADEILFATGRAPNTWDLGLETIGLTPGDWLKVDDTFRVTGVADGWLYAVGDVNHRALLTHQGKYQARIAGAVIGARAGGEVVDDTLWGAHVATADHMAVPQVVFTHPEVASVGMTTHDAVGFGHRIRVVDYDLAHVAGAHQYAEGYRGQARMLVDLDRGTVAGVTFAGPGVAELVHSATVAVAGEVPIDRLWHAVPAFPTISEIWLRLLETHRG
- a CDS encoding alpha/beta hydrolase; this encodes MPDYLPSQQPVLEPAARQFVEATAAPPFPFDLGPAAGRRTLEKVQAQALEHRDPEVEDSWVAVSGGPKGSVAVRLVRPSQADGPLPAVLYLHGGGWVFGGTRTHDRLVRELAVGARAAVVFPEYSLSPEARYPQALEECYAVARWVTRHGSEHGIDPTRLVVAGDSTGGNLSAALTLLAKERGDVSFRHQVLFYPVTDADFDTRSYHRFAEGYFLRRDVMQWFWDQYTTDEGQRAQITASPLRATEQELAGLPPALVITAEADVLRDEGEAYAEKLRAAGVPVTATRYEATIHDFVMLNALSATQAAREAVAQAVATLRKAFGTEI
- a CDS encoding sigma-70 family RNA polymerase sigma factor, which produces MGEMDGGSGLIQWTVCGETVLARFERQTMPFLGRLYAAATQMACDADPDDLVQQTYLQAFEAFEMLPEGVNLKVWLFQILTHTALDAFGERNRPGDCAPQPTAEGLQEVSGEQVPVSGEHAARVTQALGLLPEEDVSAALQRLPAEVRIVVYLADVEDFTPADVAETLGIFPGTVRSRLRHGRDLLLETLTAAAHQRGLLN
- a CDS encoding MarR family transcriptional regulator, encoding MSENQPAAQRPTAEADEVSLLLDDQMCFALYAAQRALTNRYRPLLEEFDLTYPQYLVMLVLWEHGALPIKSLGKLLQLDYGTLTPLLKRLQAHGLVRRERQASDERSVQISLTEQGAELRKRAWVVPATIGQVAGLTATEAGNVKALLERLTANVTASQ